The Arachis hypogaea cultivar Tifrunner chromosome 19, arahy.Tifrunner.gnm2.J5K5, whole genome shotgun sequence genome has a window encoding:
- the LOC112780139 gene encoding mitochondrial-processing peptidase subunit alpha → MYRAASSSLKRHLKGHGSYLRATRFATSTAVATKPSSGGLFSWLTGESSSPLPPLDTPLGGIALPDPLPDLVEPSKTKITTLHNGLKIASETSPNHAASIGLYLDCGSIYEAPLYSGASHLLERMAFKSTINRSHFRIVREVEAIGGNIGASASREQMGYTFDALKTYVPQMVELLVDCVRNPVFLNWEVNEELQKVKSELGELSNNPQGLLLEAIHSAGYSGALANPLLAPETALNRLDGSILEEFVAENYTAPRMVLAASGVDHEELLSVAEPLLADLPNVPQPHEPKSIYVGGDFRHQGESGATHVAIAFEVPGGWQKEKDAIVLTVLQTLMGGGGSFSAGGPGKGMHSRLYLRVLNEHQQILSCSAFNSIFNNTGLFGIYTSTSPEFVAKSVDIAAKELLAIASPGQVTQVQLDRAKKSTKSAVLMNLESRMIASEDIGRQILTYGERKPVELFLKAVDEITLNDITKIAQKIISSPLTMASFGDVINVPSYESVNSMFHAK, encoded by the exons ATGTATAGAGCAGCATCTTCTTCACTCAAGAGGCATCTCAAG GGCCATGGAAGCTACTTGAGAGCCACTAGGTTTGCAACTTCAACTGCAGTGGCTACAAAGCCTTCCTCAGGTGGATTGTTCAGCTGGCTTACAGGGGAGAGTTCTAGTCCACTTCCTCCGCTTGACACTCCGCTTGGAGGCATAGCCCTCCCTGATCCACTGCCGGATTTGGTTGAGCCAAGCAAGACCAAGATCACAACTCTCCATAATGGTCTCAAAATAGCCTCGGAGACCTCACCG AACCATGCAGCCTCAATTGGATTATACCTTGACTGTGGTTCCATATATGAGGCACCATTGTATAGTGGGGCTTCTCACCTGCTCGAGCGAATGGCTTTCAAGAGCACAATAAACCGTAGTCATTTTCGTATCGTAAGGGAGGTAGAAGCTATTGGTGGCAATATAGGAGCCTCAGCTTCTCGGGAGCAAATGGGATACACTTTTGATGCTTTGAAGACGTATGTTCCTCAAATGGTGGAATTGCTGGTTGATTGTGTAAGGAACCCAGTCTTCTTGAACTGGGAGGTCAATGAAGAG CTCCAAAAGGTGAAATCAGAGCTTGGAGAACTTTCAAATAATCCCCAAGGCTTGCTCTTAGAAGCAATTCACTCTGCTGGTTATTCCGGTGCATTGGCTAATCCTCTTTTGGCTCCTGAAACAGCATTGAACAGACTGGATGGCTCAATTTTAGAGGAATTTGTTGCT GAAAACTATACAGCACCTAGAATGGTGCTTGCAGCATCTGGGGTTGACCATGAAGAacttctgtctgttgctgagccTCTTCTCGCTGATCTACCAAATGTTCCCCAACCTCATGAACCAAAATCTATCTATGTTGGGGGTGACTTCCGTCATCAGGGTGAATCAGGG GCTACACATGTTGCGATTGCCTTTGAAGTGCCCGGTGGATGGCAAAAGGAGAAGGATGCCATAGTTTTGACTGTTCTACAG ACACTTATGGGAGGGGGCGGATCATTCTCAGCAGGAGGGCCCGGGAAAGGGATGCACTCAAGGCTAT ACCTTCGCGTGTTGAATGAGCACCAACAAATTCTTTCCTGCTCTGCATTCAACAGCATCTTCAACAACACAGGACTCTTCGGCATTTACACAAGCACT AGCCCTGAGTTTGTGGCAAAATCTGTGGATATAGCGGCCAAAGAACTATTAGCGATTGCGTCACCTGGACAAG TTACACAGGTGCAGCTTGACCGCGCCAAAAAATCCACAAAGTCTGCAGTTCTAATGAATCTGGAATCTCGA atGATTGCATCAGAAGATATAGGGAGGCAAATTTTGACTTATGGAGAAAG GAAGCCTGTGGAGCTGTTCTTGAAGGCAGTTGATGAAATCACGTTGAACGATATCACCAAAATTGCTCAGAAGATTATTTCCTCTCCTTTGACTATGGCATCCTTTGGCGACG TTATAAATGTCCCCAGTTATGAATCCGTCAACAGCATGTTCCATGCAAAATGA
- the LOC112777118 gene encoding uncharacterized protein isoform X1: MQIQMASVPFFSRFHLLPLNQSSFPPNSTFHLHLHNPQHPFTANANPSSSDHKAQDFATNPVQGIGGAPKKKKAKEKVHWVCSNCGYSAGQWWGVCRSCGEAGTMKEFHETKGSDNKVSGFAVMDGAVGSWLPHQEETQLRPLRLSEVNRGLDQLHWRIPLNGPCGNEVSRVLGGGLVPGSLTLVGGDPGVGKSTLLLQIAAMITEECNDSEASPVVYVSGEESVEQIGNRADRLGITEDIYLYSSNDIEDILKKVQYLAPRALVIDSIQTVYLKGIMGSPGGIMQVKECTSALLRFAKTTNIPVLLIGHVTKSGDIAGPRVLEHIVDVVLYMEGEKYSTHRMLRAVKNRFGSTDELGVFEMSHSGLQAVSNASEMFLSEQHLDSEILAGLAVAVIMDGSRTFLIEIQALCLSGSTGSRQVNGIHANRADMIISVLIKQAGLRLQENAVFLNVVSGLTLTETAGDLAIAAAICSSFLEVPIPNEIAFIGEIGLGGELRMVPRMEKRVYTVAKLGYRMCIVPKTAEKTLGNEGLEKMTLVGCRNLKEVIYTVFPKVLKRI, encoded by the exons ATGCAAATCCAAATGGCTTCCGTGCCCTTCTTCTCTCGTTTCCATTTGCTTCCTTTAAACCAATCATCATTTCCACCAAATTCAACctttcaccttcaccttcacAACCCACAACACCCATTCACCGCCAATGCAAACCCCTCTTCTTCTGATCACAAAGCTCAAGACTTTGCCACAAACCCAGTTCAGGGAATCGGTGGCGctccgaagaagaagaaggccaAGGAGAAGGTTCACTGGGTTTGCAGCAATTGCGGCTACAGTGCAGGGCAATGGTGGGGTGTGTGCAGGTCATGTGGTGAAGCTGGAACCATGAAAGAGTTTCATGAAACCAAAGGAAGTGACAACAAGGTGAGTGGTTTTGCTGTTATGGATGGTGCTGTTGGGTCATGGCTACCTCACCAGGAAGAAACTCAGTTGCGTCCATTGAGATTGTCTGAGGTCAATAGAGGTCTTGATCAGCTTCATTGGAGGATTCCATT AAATGGTCCTTGTGGAAATGAAGTTTCTAGAGTGCTTGGTGGAGGCCTTGTACCAG GCTCTTTGACTTTAGTTGGTGGCGATCCTGGTGTCGGGAAAAGTACTCTGCTGCTGCAG ATTGCTGCAATGATCACAGAAGAGTGCAATGATAGCGAAGCATCTCCAGTTGTGTACGTCTCTGGTGAAGAG AGTGTTGAGCAAATAGGCAATAGGGCGGATCGCCTTGGCATTACAGAAGACATTTATTTATATTCAAGTAATGATATTGAG GATATATTGAAAAAAGTTCAGTATCTCGCTCCTCGGGCTCTGGTTATTGATTCAATACAAACTGTTTATTTGAAAGGAATAATGGGAAGTCCTGGAGGGATTATGCAG GTGAAAGAATGCACTTCAGCTTTGCTGCGATTTGCAAAGACAACAAACATCCCCGTTCTTTTG ATTGGCCATGTGACTAAATCTGGAGACATAGCTGGACCTCGTGTCTTGGAGCATATTGTAGACGTTGTTCTGTATATGGAA GGGGAGAAGTACTCCACCCATCGTATGCTTCGAGCTGTGAAAAATCGATTTGGATCCACTGATGAG CTTGGAGTTTTTGAGATGTCACATTCAGGACTTCAGGCTGTTTCAAATGCGAGTGAAATGTTTCTCAGTGAGCAACATTTAGATTCGGAAATATTAGCGGGGCTAGCTGTTGCTGTGATAATGGATGGCTCCCGAACATTCCTTATTGAAATTCAG GCACTTTGTCTTTCTGGCTCAACGGGTTCAAGGCAAGTTAATGGGATCCATGCAAATAGAGCTGATATGATCATATCT GTTCTTATAAAGCAAGCAGGTCTTCGCCTACAAGAAAAT GCTGTGTTTTTGAACGTTGTTAGTGGGTTGACACTTACTGAGACTGCAGGAGATCTTGCAATAGCAGCTGCGATTTGTAGCAG tttCTTGGAGGTCCCAATACCAAATGAAATTGCATTCATCGGTGAAATTGGACTTGGTGGCGAGCTTCGCATG gtTCCTAGAATGGAGAAAAGGGTATACACAGTGGCCAAATTGGGTTACAGAATGTGCATAGTGCCAAAAACAGCTGAAAAAACTTTAGGAAATGAAGGTCTAGAAAAGATGACACTTGTGGGTTGCAGGAATCTGAAAGAAGTTATTTACACAGTCTTTCCCAAGGTATTGAAAAGAATCTAA
- the LOC112777118 gene encoding uncharacterized protein isoform X2 yields MLIFRQTLCLGHDLIVCLMGSLTLVGGDPGVGKSTLLLQIAAMITEECNDSEASPVVYVSGEESVEQIGNRADRLGITEDIYLYSSNDIEDILKKVQYLAPRALVIDSIQTVYLKGIMGSPGGIMQVKECTSALLRFAKTTNIPVLLIGHVTKSGDIAGPRVLEHIVDVVLYMEGEKYSTHRMLRAVKNRFGSTDELGVFEMSHSGLQAVSNASEMFLSEQHLDSEILAGLAVAVIMDGSRTFLIEIQALCLSGSTGSRQVNGIHANRADMIISVLIKQAGLRLQENAVFLNVVSGLTLTETAGDLAIAAAICSSFLEVPIPNEIAFIGEIGLGGELRMVPRMEKRVYTVAKLGYRMCIVPKTAEKTLGNEGLEKMTLVGCRNLKEVIYTVFPKVLKRI; encoded by the exons ATGCTTATCTTTAGACAAACTCTCTGTCTTGGCCATGATTTGATTGTATGTTTGATGG GCTCTTTGACTTTAGTTGGTGGCGATCCTGGTGTCGGGAAAAGTACTCTGCTGCTGCAG ATTGCTGCAATGATCACAGAAGAGTGCAATGATAGCGAAGCATCTCCAGTTGTGTACGTCTCTGGTGAAGAG AGTGTTGAGCAAATAGGCAATAGGGCGGATCGCCTTGGCATTACAGAAGACATTTATTTATATTCAAGTAATGATATTGAG GATATATTGAAAAAAGTTCAGTATCTCGCTCCTCGGGCTCTGGTTATTGATTCAATACAAACTGTTTATTTGAAAGGAATAATGGGAAGTCCTGGAGGGATTATGCAG GTGAAAGAATGCACTTCAGCTTTGCTGCGATTTGCAAAGACAACAAACATCCCCGTTCTTTTG ATTGGCCATGTGACTAAATCTGGAGACATAGCTGGACCTCGTGTCTTGGAGCATATTGTAGACGTTGTTCTGTATATGGAA GGGGAGAAGTACTCCACCCATCGTATGCTTCGAGCTGTGAAAAATCGATTTGGATCCACTGATGAG CTTGGAGTTTTTGAGATGTCACATTCAGGACTTCAGGCTGTTTCAAATGCGAGTGAAATGTTTCTCAGTGAGCAACATTTAGATTCGGAAATATTAGCGGGGCTAGCTGTTGCTGTGATAATGGATGGCTCCCGAACATTCCTTATTGAAATTCAG GCACTTTGTCTTTCTGGCTCAACGGGTTCAAGGCAAGTTAATGGGATCCATGCAAATAGAGCTGATATGATCATATCT GTTCTTATAAAGCAAGCAGGTCTTCGCCTACAAGAAAAT GCTGTGTTTTTGAACGTTGTTAGTGGGTTGACACTTACTGAGACTGCAGGAGATCTTGCAATAGCAGCTGCGATTTGTAGCAG tttCTTGGAGGTCCCAATACCAAATGAAATTGCATTCATCGGTGAAATTGGACTTGGTGGCGAGCTTCGCATG gtTCCTAGAATGGAGAAAAGGGTATACACAGTGGCCAAATTGGGTTACAGAATGTGCATAGTGCCAAAAACAGCTGAAAAAACTTTAGGAAATGAAGGTCTAGAAAAGATGACACTTGTGGGTTGCAGGAATCTGAAAGAAGTTATTTACACAGTCTTTCCCAAGGTATTGAAAAGAATCTAA